Genomic DNA from Triticum dicoccoides isolate Atlit2015 ecotype Zavitan chromosome 4B, WEW_v2.0, whole genome shotgun sequence:
TTTGTTTTATTCATTCATTTCAGCACGATCCGAGACCAAAAACATCACGAATACGATCTGATATGTACCTGGCCCAAGTTTCACATAACTTATTCGCACAATCCTCTTTAGTTAGCCAAAGGGAAGCTCCATTAGTCAAGCATCTCACCCATGCCACCCTGAAACTCCTCTCTTGATCGCATGCACTCCTTTACCTCCTCAGCAATAGGCCATAGATTAATCTATCAATTTCCGAGCTTCTTAATTTAGCTGCCACTGTTTTTGAGTCTGCTCCAAGATAAGCTTTGCCACGTCCAATTCACGTGCAAGCTGAGCTGCCCATCGAATACACCGGACGACATTCCATTATGGAAATCTGGTAGAGAGGTGAACATCTACAAGGCTATGTAAATCAAAACGAACAAATCAACTATTCATAGATACCAAATTTAAGAAGCTCGCAGAATGTTACTGCTATAAAACTGTATAGTGCTACCCAACTTCAATTTGTTCCCTCCGTTCGTTCAAATTGAAAATAAGTAGAAGAAAACGAaaatgaagaaaaataaaaagattacaaaatactccctccgttcctaaatataagtcttttttgatatttcactatagactacatacagagcaaaatgagcgaACATATACTCTAAAAGGCGTCTATATACATTCGAATCTAGtctctatagtggaatctctaaaaggacttatatttagaaacagagggagtacacgtcTCCTGCAGTCAGGAACTTTAGATTTTGAATAAGCTTATGGTTGTACTCATGTTCCAGTACTATATCATGAGCCAAAGTAACTAAACATCCTCCATCACCTCTTGCAAATCTCAGAACCTCCAATCCTTGATGCACTAAACTGACTTTCACCACAACCAGTTCTTTCCCTCATCGCCCCGCTCGAATGAAAAGGAGACCGAAAAGAAAGCGATATAAGTACATCAAGGAATCAGATGAGGGCTATTGACAATCCATAAATCCCATGAGTCCTGCTGGTGGTATACATGAATAACCAAATGCCatttatttctcaaaaaaaaaccaaATGCCATTTACACTTCTCTTGAAGGTGGGCAAATAGAATGTTTAACCAAAGCACATCTTACAACCACATATTAGAGGTTCGATATCTTTCAGGCCAATTGCAAAAAATGATGAACACTCCGACTACACTAAGAGAATGGATGCGACGTGATGTGAAACATATACTGACATTGCATCATGTAAAGGGTTAGTGGTGGTACTGATTATTTGTTGTTATTAGCAAATCCTTTTAGAGAAGTAGAATGCCCGCCCGTTGCCACATGCATTTTAAAAGCCTTCCTAGTTCATCATGATCATGTTCTACGGGACAAAATTCCGATGTTTATGGATATATGATATTCCTCATTGCAATTAATATCACTAAATTTCTCGATCCACCAAACTGTACAAAAGTAAATGAATCTGAGTTGAGTGGAATAAGGATCGATCAAATGAATGAACAAACGAATCGCGCACATGTCGTTCATTAGTTCTTCTCCGCCAGAAAATGGAACCCAATACGTTGTTGCTGCAATATTTCATTGGTCCTCGGAACCCATGAGCCTCCTCGCTAGTGCTAAGGAACCCTGTTTGGCCATCACTTCCACCGCCAGCTTCAACATCACCACTTATATGTCTCCGCCAGCTCTGCCACGGTGCCATGTCCACCATGTTTCACTTtatcgtactccctctgtcccaaaattcttgtcttagattttcctagatacggatgtatcttgtTCAAGCATGCATACCAGTCGTTAGATCTAGTACATCCAAGCAGTTGCGATCCACCACTTTTCACAATCCCCTCCCTCCACGAGACGTCTCCTGCACTGCATCAAAGACACTCCCGCATGCCCTCGTCCAATGTAGGTTGCTGCCCCTGAGAGGCCTCCCTCACCGGCCATAGATCTCACCGCAAGTCGCACCTCCCCATGACCAAACTCCATtagatatacaaacacatgcagacATGCTACACCTCGGTTACTATGCTAGACGTGCATATAGTACGCTAAATATTTTGTTTCTAGTATTTTCTTATTTCTTTTGTAAAAATATTTGAAGCACCATTAGAACACAAGATAAAATCCAATATATCAAATATGTTAAAATCCAGTAAATAATGTCATTAAAGTATATACAAATTTGCACTTCCAATACACAGAACGAAAAATGTACATACATCAACATTCACTACTGCTTTCAACAATGCTAGAACATGATCACTTGTTCGTCTTTCAGCAGACAATCTTTGAGACCACTGGCGACCGGGGAGCTGCTGGAGATCGCTCCTCAACTGGCTTAGCTGTTTGTTCATCTAAAAAAGAAAAAGGGTTACCTTTCCGTTAATTTTAGTCTTGCAGTTACAGCCCCTCAAGTATTTGTCACCTATATTTTCTCGTTTTTTTCAGTACCTTGTTTCATAATTATCCTATGTATTTTCTTGAAGAGCGCAGGCTTATTCTACACCAATTCCCCTCCATCCTCGAGTTCCTGGCCACCATAGCTCCTCTCCTCACTCTTGCCGCTCCATGTGCTAGCATTGAAAATGCCAAATTATATTGTGTCGTGTGTAGTTCTGATAATAACACAAATACCTaaaagcaaagaagaaaaccaaagtgAAATTGCTGGGAAAATGTCAAGAAATCAAACACTGCTAGATGAATCATAAGAATATATGTACCCCATTATGTCTCAAATCATCATAATATAGTGATAGGTGATGTATAGGGAGATAAAAGTCATTGGCAATAATTAATAATCCTTACTGGTTAAAGAAAGAAATTTTTATGTTTATGTGATGTGAAGAAGAACTGAAGTCATATCATCTCCTGCTGCATAACCAACTACTGGGTAGTGCTCTCTTTTCTAAGCTTGATTATCACAGGTTAATCATTTGGGTGTTATACTGCAAAGAATTTTTTGTGCCTACGAGCTTGACGTCCCATCCCTGATGACAGTCAAATCCACTCATTTCTTCTTATATCCCATGGTCGTCGTGCATCTAAGTTCTGCCATGAGGGCACTTGGTGTCGCGCCGCCAGGTAAACTGGAGGACTTGCACCACACTGGCGCGGCCCATGTCTTCACGTCGACTGACGGAGAAGTGGTCGTTTGGGAGGTTAGCGTGTGAGGTGAAGCTTGCattgcaagaaatcaagaaatgccATTTTTACAAGAAATTTGTGAGTGGATCCTTAGTTTTGCTTTGCATTAGTAATTGTTCAGCATGTCAACATTTCATCTGCCGGGTTCTGAAATTGAATAACTACATCAACCTTGTAAATGTTGCCTCTTCAATACCAGGAATGGTGTTGTCTCCTACTCTTTTCGAAGTGCTTTGAAGTCTCTTAACATCAGTGATCGTAGTCTTGTGCACTTCCTTCTTTTTCCTATCATCAGCGGAAGGAAAACTAAGTATAACAAGCAGACAAAGGTTTCATATTTCTATACTCTAAGCTGATATGCGTACACTAAATGGCATTCACTGAAAGATCAATTTCAAAATGTGACAATAGCATGCTTGGATGATAAGGTGCCCGtaacccctttcttgtccctctcctcaggaggcaggtcaaggaggcaaaaagggcaaaaggagcgcctaggcgagctacgggtggcagggggcaccaagagaacatctcggtgaccgtccgaaggctggatggtgatggtagagcccgaagcagagctcgaagacgaggcggcaggacgtcagcacgcgtcgaaggcgtcggtgcccgcgtactccgatttgacggtcttgccgcccgccctcttcctcttccgcagcctcccaacgccagccgcccaaggaggcgaccccgagaagttcaggaagccggcgacatggatgatgggatcaccggtgccgcacggagcggcgcccgacacctagtcggacccgtcatcctaccgcccgctaccctcgtcgtcgctgccgctgtcctcctcgtcactcccgcccgaggaggagtcttcgctatcagaagagctctccacgcagcaccttgcccgagtcccgaagcacccaaagaccttgatggagaggaggccgccctccattAGCTTGAAATGGAGGGTGAGCCCCGCCGTCAAGCGATGGATATGAGCGAACGCCTTCCACCCTTGGCCAAGATACATCATGTGAGGGGCTGGAAAGTCGACGCGAGCTCGCGTACCCCTGAtccaacagcccctcatgtgcaatcgCAAGGACTccagcggatccagctccatctcgctcGTGAATGGAGtcgggggacgacgacgacgacgaggcgaCCGGCGCagtctgacgaagaactcgcaagggtcatccccaacatggccctccatggggggaggaactaCTGGTGGAGGCGggaccggcgcgccgccccgttctcctcttccctgagcgcctcggcctcgcccgcggcctcgccccctccccttcccctcgcggctggctctgccaccgcgggtaaaggggaagggagggcgcgttgtcgagcagcgaccctcgccgccaccattgaagagccaggattccctctctccatggcgggTGGGGAAagggggggagcagaagctgaaggaaagaGAAGATGGAAGAGTGCGGGACNNNNNNNNNNNNNNNNNNNNNNNNNNNNNNNNNNNNNNNNNNNNNNNNNNNNNNNNNNNNNNNNNNNNNNNNNNNNNNNNNNNNNNNNNNNNNNNNNNNNNNNNNNNNNNNNNNNNNNNNNNNNNNNNNNNNNNNNNNNNNNNNNNNNNNNNNNATAAAGAGCCGGGATGGGGGCTCGGCCACCCCACTCAGCCAATCAAGATGCGGAAGGCGCGGGGAACTAGGACCAACTCGCTGCCCCGGCCCGCGACGGCCAGGTTCCCCGCCTCCGCCGTTCGCCACCCTGAACACGTGAGAACCACGTGGTAGGCATGTAGGACCGAGGCGACAGGTGAGGTGACctttccccaccccgtgatcgtggggggaGGCGCCCTAAAGACCACGCCCCGGTCCCGTTCAGTGAATGGGccgagcctccacgcctccctccgtttatggggaaggcgcgaaccgcccccttttaccacgacgtgacgcatgcgcgcagagctcagccccacgcatgccgcccacgtcacacacgtcTCCCCACGCCGAGCCATGCACGGGAGGCATGAGAAGCGCAGTGCGCGAAtaaacttaccgcggtaaaaactaccccgcctgcccgcgcaccgtttttgggcctagcccaacgacgcgattgcgcttacgtgtggcccaggcccgggggctcctgtcggtgtacaaaaagaggggtacactttttgtacccctataaccgtgcacgggcagtccgagccacggacgccaccgcaccgagcaaggcaaggaaggtgagccaaggtaaggccgaagctcgaaagaagcagaacgacgccaagaccaagaccacaaagagcgaatccggcaaggatcttgccgggggagtctgcttcgtccctacggagcgaatcacccttgagttcactgcccccatggggcaaggattcgggagacatccccgtgatggcatgcagatctttgtgaagacattcaatatCAGATACACACTAttgaagatgacgacccttggcgggatcccagacaagggggaccacaaggcccccggcaagagccttgccggggataacagcgggccccacggcaagacccttgccggggctacggcgaggcccttgccaaggacacccgtaggcccaccatcaggcccacgccaattccaacctctaccaccgttcgcagtcttcaatcttgtatcttcatagtccaacagtccggcacaagtacatagtccggctgttcgaggaccccctaatacaggactccctcagctacccTGTTTTTATTTCTTTGTTTGTCTTTGCTTTGATCTATCTCTGGGCTGTAATAAGATCGGTTTATGAACTGTAACCTGTCGGATGCTTGCTGGTTTCTCTAATGAAAATtgaaggggaaaccctcttttgctcaaaaaaaaaAACGCACAGAGTAGCCAAAAATTACCCTCTGTCCTCTGATGAAATGGAAAGTAGGACCGGCACGGCGGAGGAAGTTATGCTTGCGATGCTACCGAGGGGTCTGAAATCGCAAGAGATAACCCGTCGTCAACTCTGGAGCTTTTCATCCACCCGTGCACGTACCTCCAGCATCGCAACTTTCACGTCGCCGGCCGTATTATAAATAGCCCCTCTCCACCTTCACGCTTGCTGCCACCACACGTTGCTCCTCCGGCCAGCTCGGAGAGCCGAAACGAAGCAACGTCGCAGCACGAGCAAGGCTCCATGGCGCGGCTCCTCCTCGTACTCGTAGCCACCACCATGCTGCTGCTCGCCGCCGGCGCGACGGCCCAGCAGCACGGCTGCCAGAACGCGACGTTCCAGGCGGGCCGGTCGTTCGAGCGGTGCCACACCCTGCCCGTGCTCGAGGCCAGCCTATACTGGACGTACCACGCCGCGAACGGCACCGCGGAGATCGCGTTCCGCGCGCAGTCCAACGCCACCGGCTGGGTCGCCTGGGGCATCAACCCCAGCGCCAGCGGCGGCATGGCTGGCAGCAACGTCTTCGTCGCCTCGCTGGGCGGCAGCGGCGCCGTGTCCGTCCTCACCACCATCCTGAAGACCACGTCCCCCACGCTGGACAACACCACCCTCTCGTTCGCCGTGCCGGTGCCGCCCACCGCCGAGTACGCGGCCGGCGCGTACACGATCTACGTGACGGTGGCGCTGCCGGGGAACTCCACGCAGCAGAACACTGTGTGGCAGGCCGGCCCGCTCAGCGGCGGGGCCATAATGGCGCACTTGATGTCCAGGCCGAACTTGCAGAGCGTTAAGAGGCAGGACTTCCTGTCCGGCTAGAGCGCCTGCCGAGGCCTCCAGGCCACGCTGCGGCGACGCGTATGTTTGTATACGCAAATATTGTCAGTGTCATGATCATGTATAAATAAATCGCACGGCATATTTCTCGTGTTCCTGCAATTAGTCCCTAAATTCAGAACACAAAATCCATAAAGATTGGTCCCTTGTGGTGGTTGAGGACACTAGAATTTTGTGTAAAGATATAGTCGTATCATATGCTAAGAACAAGTTAATCCCTAAGATATAATCTGTTTTTTATTTCTTTTGGTGCATATACATAAAAAAATGTATTTCTTTAGCAACTTGAACACATGACTATCATAGGAGCAAGTATTCGTTTACTTTAGGATATAAAATTCTGAAAAAAACGATTTCGGTATCTTATCACATCTTTTCTGATTGAGGCGTACGGATCACGTGTCTACATACATAGATTTTGTCCATAAATTAACAACAGTGTGCAAGAGCTCTATTTGCATCCCATATTTTTGCGCAACGGGGTTATGAAAACCCACGCTCGCAACGGGCGCAACCCTCGTGTTTAGTTGTGATTATAAGTTAGAAACCCTGAATAGATCACCGGTGTTAAGCgggaggaaggagaggatgaggccaAATCATCATGACCCTTATGTCCTGAGCAGAGGACCGTGGAAGATCACTATCAGAAGCAGGAACTTGAGCACTTGAGGACATGGCTATTTTCTTCTCTTAGCAGGCAACTCTACACTTTGAGCCATTGAGGAGGCTCTTGGTCTAGCAGATGGTGGATATAAAAAATTGCATTTTTGTAATTTGCAATAATATCATGGGCGATCGACGACAATTGAACCCGTGTATGGTGGATTCACAATCCACTGCCTTGATCCACTTGTCTATACTGAACATGTGCTCCAGAGGTTTGCCCCATGTGCCTCTCAAGTCGTTTCTGCGGTGGCAATTAAACCCATTAAGCGTCGCGTGAAGGACGACCAACCAGTCATGCCACGTAGCGCAATCTGGTTAACCGCGTGAATAAGCTTTTGGAATATTATTTTTAGATGGAGGTGAGGATTTTTTTAAGTGTTTTTCCTTTTTAGATGGAGGTGATGACCCCACACATTTTTTTAAATGAAGGGCTACACAAAGTGGCGCTCACTGGTAGGCTGCATTgatgattttcttttcttttttacttcTTTTTGAGATGGAGGTGAGATTTTTTTTAATGTTTTCTAGATGGAGACAAGGACTCCATCTATTTTTTAAATGAAAATGTGCACATAACTTCCTCTAAGCGGTGCCACAGggtggcgccccaaccactagtcAAAATCCAATGGCCCCTACAAATAAGAAACCCAcgaacttagagcatctccagccgttggccccccagggggcaccTAAAATCGCCGCCGGGGGTGACCCGGCGCAAAAAATGGGCCtggggcgagttggtccccagccgccgcccccaggcGCGTTAAAAAATTTTGTATATCAAATTTAGGCAAAGTTCGGCTAAAACACGACAAATTTTGGCAAACTTGGGCATATATTCGCGGATTTAGTCGAGTAGTCGCCATCTCATTACATACATAGCAAATATATAAACTAATCTAAAAAAACTGGCTGAACGCCGAGTAGTCGTCGTCGTCGCCACCATCGtctgccttctcctccttgactcgggcgcccctgctggacccctccccggctggtggcggcggcggcgcgtcgtcgtcgtcgtcgctgtcgtcgatgaTGACGACTCCTCCTTCATCGCGGCCTCGGCGGCGCTGCGCGAAGCGccgcagggcggcgcactggcgctccctcgccatcttcagggagtcctGGCATGCCCATTCAAGGGCCGCGTCGTTGTCGagctcgacctcgccgtgctccttcttcaccgGTGCCAGAACCGGCTCCGTTTTCACCGGCGCCAGCTCCGATTCCGTCTTCACCgacgcgagccccggctccgtcttcggcttgaggaagcgcggaggaggagccgacgaggaggcgcgccgacCGCCCTcgctgatgacgatgccggcgctgcgagtgcgccggccgagcgacgtctccgccgcgggcttggCCTTGACGCTGAGCAGCGTCGGAGTGCCGGAGGATTGGTAGGAAGAGcacgacgaggaagaagaggaggagaagctaaacctccttggcgcccattgcCCATCGCGTCGGCGGTGCGTcggggcggcgaccctcgccggggGGGTACGCCAACGGCAGGTTGTTTCCGCCCTCGAAGTGCGTTAGCACGTCCTCAAGTGTGCGGCCggggcgccccaccacaggtggcgcccctcgctgttcttcaggccgccgaccaccggcgcacCGTTGGTGGACGACAGCCGCTGCTGCTGGTGGTGCTCGAAGTACGCCGCCAAGCCGCGTGGTTGTCAGCGGCGTACCGGGGGAGGGAGAGCtcggcgtcggtgagggaggcgcgcacgatctcgacctcgtcggcgaagtagGAGGGTTTGGCCACGGCATCGGGCaatgggggaatgggcactcccccgttgctgagcctccagcccatcggcccggcgcgcatgtccggcggcgccgggatgttcgcctggaacaggagccacgactcctgttcgcggagcgaacggcggccgaagccgttggccgccgcctcgtctccggggaaatgCTCGGCCATCAGAAAAGGGGAGGGAGATGGAGGGCCTGGGCGGCGGCTCACGGGAGAGGGAGGGTTGGGGGAgaggagctcggcggcggcgcttgGGAGAGGTAGCGCTCATCAGAGGCGAGCGAGGCCATATATAGCCGTGCCGCGTCCGTGTGTACGCGTCCGAGGGAGGGGAGGCatcggcgcgccgccccgtgatGCGCCGCCAATGAGGAATTAATGGCAAAGTTGACCGGcgacagccttgccattgattccccgtggGAAACCGAGACGTTGGGAGAAGACGAGGCGggcggtgtcgctgacgcggctggcccgcgacTTTTTCACACCAAAAACGATTCACCCgacgcccccgagcgcccccccccccccagtgcgccgggttcgggttggttccgtcggcgccaatttcggcccgagccggcgaaaactgggcccttgggggcgcgactgggctgaTTTTTTATCGTCGGCGGCCAAAAAGTCGCCTGGGGGGCcttcttgggggcgcggctggagatgctcttacaagcTATGTTAGTCAAATACAATCAACTTGATATGGTTGTGTGATTAACTTACTTCTTGCAGTATGGAAGTAGAATGAATTTTGCCAATTGTAGGTGACGAGCGCCTTCACGACATAGTTGAAGATACCAACCCTATCACATCGATTACTTACACCCAATTTATTGTGGGTCTAAGAAACCCATCCTCTCCCTCTTTGCTTTTTGATATGCCGATTTCCTGATAGAAAAACAAAAGAGTTATCGTTTATCATTTACAACCTTTTAGAGAAAAGTTGATTGAGTTTTGAAGTACTCACTATGTGAAGCATCACACAAGAGACACATTGATTTTATTAAAGTTATTAGAAGAGGCAACTCCTTAAAGTGCATAGCGGTAATACTTGGTTTAGTAAGGGAATGTGACTCGTAGTACACCACAAGACCTGTATCTTCATGCTAAAACTTTTGTAACCTCTTGCAAATTTTACCTTTCTTCTTGACGTTCTCTTTAAGAAAAAAATTGGTTGTACACACATGTAGAGACATGCACAATCGTACTATATTGTAGCGGGCAAATATTTGGCGTACTTCGAACATGTGAGAGCTTCTACATTGATCTGCTATTTGAGCAGTTCTGTTGGATCGAGCATCTAACTGTTATTGTAGATAATCTCTATGTTGTTGTGGACCTGTGTGATATTTATGGCCCTATTTGTGCTTGGCCGTCGGCTTTGTCGCACTATGACCAATACTCTTGTTGTGAGTTCCCACCATGATAGGCGGTGTCGTTGCATCGACCTGTTGATCGGTAGTCGCTTCAACAGTGGGCACCATCCGAGCATACAGTGGCACAAGCTGATGATCAATGATAGTAGGCCGTGCCATGAGCTGCTCATGAGTGGACCAATGCTCTTAGCAGTTGGTTTCACACGTTGATCAACGGGTGATGCCTAGGCCCGCGAAAGGGAATTAGGTTGCTTAGAGCAATGAGTCATGAGTACCTCTCGCAAGAAGATGGGCTTGGATTCAAGTCATAATAGGGTACTGCTCGCTTACGGTTTAGTTGTGAGGATCTCCTCCAAGAGTTCTATGTCATCTTCTTCGGTGACTAGTAGATAACGTCTGGCGAAGGTGGCTGTAGTGGGACTAGTGCTGGAATTCGAGCTGAGTTGATCTCgactcgactcgctagagctcgtcaAGCTAACGAGCTAGCTTGACTCGGCTCGTTAACATAACCAGTTCAAATTCTAACTCGGCTCAACTCATGTAACTCATGAGTTGGCTCGTTtaacttgttatatatatgaagATAGAAGATATACAATAATCTATAAAATAATAGTCATGGCCATGTATTTTTCTTGACAAATCATAGCAATCAACGATACATATCAAAAGGGTGCATGATGCAATCTAGAAATGATAGCAATCGACAGGGACGGGGCATTTTGGCACCCGGGCTCAGATGAGCCTGAGAGTAAACGGTAAATTCACTAAAAATAGTActactccgtcccataatataagatgtttttacaacctaacatagcttgcaaaaacgtcttacattatgggacggagggagtaaaaaaattcaaaaaattccatttttttggGGGGTGAGAGATGCTTGAGTTCGTGATGTCCATGCAAAAATTCAGCACATTTGAACATCTCACGAGCTCTCGGCAAAAAAAGATAAATTTAGGGTCTGTAGAAAAGTTTAGTATTTTGCATTGTTCAGAtctgcttttttttttttgccgagagctatTCAGATGTCCGAATAACCTGAAACTTGGCACGGACATCACACACTCAAGCATCTTTCACcatatttttttaaatattttgaacatttttagcatttttttttgaaattactgtccaTAAGGTGTAGATGAGCTCGGGAACCGAATCAGATATTCGCTTATCTCATGTCCCTTCTTACTAATATTAATGAGTTAAATGATTAACTTGTTAGCTTAAGTCATTAAGTTTATTTTGTTAACGAGCTCAGACTACAACTCGACTAGACTCGTTAGTTCACGAGTTCAAA
This window encodes:
- the LOC119293859 gene encoding cytochrome b561 and DOMON domain-containing protein At5g48750-like yields the protein MARLLLVLVATTMLLLAAGATAQQHGCQNATFQAGRSFERCHTLPVLEASLYWTYHAANGTAEIAFRAQSNATGWVAWGINPSASGGMAGSNVFVASLGGSGAVSVLTTILKTTSPTLDNTTLSFAVPVPPTAEYAAGAYTIYVTVALPGNSTQQNTVWQAGPLSGGAIMAHLMSRPNLQSVKRQDFLSG